One Plasmodium vinckei vinckei genome assembly, chromosome: PVVCY_09 genomic region harbors:
- a CDS encoding rRNA (cytosine-C(5))-methyltransferase, putative, whose translation MDNEDNKSNESGDIEIVENEHKEKSFPLFDNENFEINKSDDEYELENDSEVDEEDEEEEEDDEDVGNDEAELSSNMSYDDMNSNEEEEDEEEEGEGEEDEEEEEGDAENDYTTTEKKLIDVGKKTKNIVGTKKKYLNKKENITYDGLGIYKNGEMMNNDDIEDRIKYLLLLLSDPEKMNNQNLIRLEKREIIKEILYYYSYYYEYTKEMIKYLYYLFDIKELYLFLEINNMPKEIHLRTNTLKITRTNLLKILKNKNIAIQDGSNWNNVDITLTDTSSNVGSLNEYLYGYYIIQSSSSLIPVLELNIKENELVLDMCAAPGGKCTFICTIKKNKGIVYANDINKMRCKAIEAHAARMGINNLIITSFDALKINKYFKFKFDKILLDAPCSGTGVVNKNKTARRKTIKEIRDLAQKQRKLLNNAIDMVKNGGIVIYSTCSITVEENEQVINYILKKRDVNLLPTDINIGDPGIIQYRKKQFSSKISLCKRIYLHKHNHDNFFVAKLVKRSDAKLGQKGDEKNIKSAKAKKNLHNNKMGKKNKPFENKGKGEGNMNNDPKKVLKKGFKQNNEKKHFKKNKNKFNRNNKGGGKNFKKGFKPR comes from the coding sequence ATGGATAACGAAGATAACAAATCGAATGAATCGGGTGACATCGAGATTGTGGAAAACGAGCATAAAGAAAAATCATTTCCACTTTTTGACAACGAgaattttgaaataaataaaagtgaTGATGAATATGAACTTGAAAATGACAGTGAAGTGGATGAAGAAGATGAGGAAGAAGAGGAAGATGACGAGGATGTAGGCAATGATGAGGCTGAGTTATCCAGCAATATGTCCTATGATGATATGAACAGtaatgaagaagaagaagacgAAGAAGAGGAAGGTGAAGGGGAAGAAGATGAAGAGGAAGAGGAAGGCGATGCAGAAAATGATTATACAACAACAGAAAAGAAATTAATAGATGtgggaaaaaaaacaaaaaatattgttgggacaaaaaagaaatatttaaataaaaaagaaaatataacatatgATGGTTtaggtatatataaaaatggtgaAATGATGAATAATGACGATATTGAAGAtcgaataaaatatttattattattattgagTGATCcagaaaaaatgaataatcaaaatttaataagaTTAGAAAAACGtgaaataattaaagaaatactttattattattcatattattatgaatatacaaaagagatgataaaatatttatattacttatttgatataaaagagttatacttatttttagaaattaataatatgccTAAAGAAATACATTTAAGAACTaatacattaaaaataactagaacaaatttattaaaaatattaaaaaataaaaatatagcaaTACAAGATGGGTCTAATTGGAATAATGTAGATATAACATTAACAGATACAAGTTCAAATGTCGGATCattaaatgaatatttatatggatattatattatacaatCTTCTTCATCTTTAATTCCAGTCTtagaattaaatataaaagaaaatgaattagTATTAGATATGTGTGCAGCACCTGGAGGAAAATGtacatttatatgtacgataaaaaaaaataaaggaatAGTATATGCCaatgatattaataaaatgcgTTGTAAGGCTATAGAAGCGCATGCTGCAAGAATgggaataaataatttaattattacatCTTTTGATGCcttaaaaattaacaaatattttaaatttaaatttgataaaatattattagatGCACCTTGTAGTGGTACTGGtgttgtaaataaaaataaaactgcaagaagaaaaacaattaaagaaataagAGATCTAGCTCAAAaacaaagaaaattattaaataatgctATTGATATGGTTAAAAATGGAGgtattgttatatattcaacTTGTAGTATAACTgttgaagaaaatgaacaagttattaattatattttaaaaaaaagagatgTGAATCTGTTACCAactgatataaatataggaGACCCAGGAATAATtcaatatagaaaaaaacaattttcatcaaaaatttctttatgtaaaagaatatatttgcATAAACATAATCACGACAATTTCTTTGTCGCAAAACTTGTGAAACGCTCAGATGCTAAGTTAGGCCAAAAAGgggatgaaaaaaatataaaatctgcaaaagcaaaaaaaaacctacataataacaaaatgggaaaaaaaaataaacccTTTGAAAATAAGGGAAAAGGAGAAGGAAATATGAACAATGACCCAAAAAAAGTTCTCAAAAAAGGctttaaacaaaataacgaaaaaaaacattttaaaaaaaataaaaataaatttaacaGGAATAATAAAGGGGGTGGTAAAAACTTCAAAAAAGGGTTTAAGCCacgttaa